From Pantoea sp. Ep11b, the proteins below share one genomic window:
- the dnaX gene encoding DNA polymerase III subunit gamma/tau: protein MSYQVLARKWRPQAFADVVGQEHVLTALANGLSLGRIHHAYLFSGTRGVGKTTIARLLAKGLNCETGITATPCGVCDNCREIEQGRFVDLIEIDAASRTKVEDTRDLLDNVQYAPARGRFKVYLIDEVHMLSRHSFNALLKTLEEPPAHVKFLLATTDPQKLPVTILSRCLQFHLKALDVDQIRQQLEHVLKQEEIESETRALQQLARAADGSMRDALSLTDQAIAMGQGAVTSSTVSVMLGTLDDEQPLGLLEALVDGDGQQVMNLLSQAASRGVEWEALLIEMLRLLHQIAMVQLLPTSLNDDDESNAIRLRELARVVPPADLQLYYQTLLMGRKDLPIAPDRRMGVEMTLLRALAFHPKAAVAEPIARPALTQQMSPVAPGAAAETVSSPVISTPAARAATPSSQAASPMARQAAPQPAPRQVAAQPQMAAPDPAPHSAPPPDAPPPETTSDSALSSSTSQLLQARTQLLRQGANKPKKSEPAAPGARPANSALERLASVTERSQQRIRDREPAAPVKEEAYRWKAVNQPVEVAEPVATPKALRSALEHEKTPELAARLAEEAQARDPWAAEIPTLPLPKLVQQLALNAWKEVTETGVCLHLRSSQRHLNSPSAQQVLSEALSQRAGQRVELSVVEDDNSSVLTPLEWRQAIYEEKLAQARQSITCDTHIQMLQRFFDADLDEESIRPV, encoded by the coding sequence ATGAGCTATCAGGTACTTGCGCGAAAATGGCGTCCCCAGGCTTTTGCTGATGTTGTCGGTCAGGAACATGTACTGACGGCGCTGGCGAATGGATTGTCTCTGGGACGCATCCATCATGCTTATCTCTTCTCCGGCACCCGTGGCGTCGGGAAGACCACCATTGCGCGTCTGCTGGCCAAAGGCCTAAACTGCGAAACGGGCATCACCGCCACCCCCTGTGGCGTATGTGATAACTGCCGGGAAATCGAGCAGGGCCGCTTTGTCGATCTGATCGAGATCGATGCCGCGTCGCGCACCAAAGTTGAAGATACCCGCGATCTGCTCGACAACGTGCAGTACGCCCCGGCGCGCGGCCGCTTCAAAGTCTATCTGATCGATGAAGTGCACATGCTCTCGCGTCACAGCTTCAATGCGCTGTTAAAGACGCTGGAAGAGCCGCCTGCGCACGTCAAATTCCTGCTGGCGACCACCGATCCGCAGAAGCTGCCGGTCACCATTCTTTCGCGCTGCCTGCAGTTTCACCTTAAAGCCCTTGATGTTGACCAGATTCGTCAGCAGCTTGAGCATGTCCTGAAGCAGGAAGAGATCGAAAGCGAAACACGGGCGCTGCAGCAGCTGGCCCGCGCCGCAGATGGCAGTATGCGCGATGCGCTGAGCCTGACCGACCAGGCGATTGCCATGGGGCAGGGCGCAGTGACCAGCAGCACTGTCAGCGTCATGCTCGGCACCCTGGATGATGAACAGCCGCTGGGGCTGCTTGAGGCGCTGGTGGACGGCGACGGTCAGCAGGTGATGAATCTGCTGAGTCAGGCCGCGTCACGCGGCGTGGAGTGGGAGGCGCTGCTGATCGAGATGCTGCGTCTGCTGCACCAGATTGCGATGGTGCAACTGTTACCGACCTCGCTCAACGACGACGATGAGAGCAATGCGATTCGCCTGCGTGAGCTGGCGCGCGTCGTGCCGCCAGCCGATCTGCAGCTCTACTATCAGACCCTGCTGATGGGCCGCAAGGATCTGCCGATTGCGCCCGATCGCCGCATGGGTGTCGAGATGACGCTGCTGCGGGCGCTGGCGTTTCATCCCAAAGCGGCGGTGGCGGAACCCATTGCGCGTCCTGCGCTGACCCAGCAGATGTCACCCGTTGCGCCTGGCGCGGCGGCCGAAACCGTCTCATCCCCGGTAATATCGACCCCGGCTGCGCGCGCCGCAACGCCGTCATCACAGGCCGCCTCACCGATGGCCCGGCAGGCCGCTCCTCAGCCCGCGCCGCGCCAGGTCGCCGCTCAGCCGCAGATGGCCGCGCCCGATCCGGCGCCGCACAGCGCACCGCCACCGGACGCGCCGCCGCCCGAGACAACCTCCGATTCCGCACTTTCCAGTTCCACCAGTCAGCTCCTGCAGGCGCGCACGCAGTTGTTGCGTCAGGGAGCGAACAAACCAAAAAAGAGTGAGCCGGCGGCGCCAGGTGCGCGGCCGGCCAACTCCGCGCTGGAGCGGCTGGCCTCGGTCACCGAGCGCAGCCAGCAGCGTATCCGCGATCGCGAACCGGCCGCCCCGGTAAAAGAGGAGGCCTATCGCTGGAAAGCGGTGAATCAGCCGGTGGAAGTGGCGGAGCCGGTGGCGACACCAAAGGCCTTGCGTTCTGCGCTGGAGCATGAGAAAACCCCAGAGCTGGCGGCGCGACTGGCGGAAGAGGCGCAGGCGCGCGACCCGTGGGCCGCAGAGATCCCCACGCTGCCGCTGCCGAAACTGGTGCAGCAGCTGGCGCTGAATGCCTGGAAAGAGGTCACCGAAACCGGCGTCTGCCTGCACCTGCGCAGCAGTCAGCGTCACCTCAACTCCCCCTCGGCGCAGCAGGTCTTAAGTGAGGCGCTGAGTCAGCGTGCCGGGCAGAGAGTTGAACTCTCGGTAGTTGAAGACGATAATTCATCGGTGTTGACGCCACTGGAGTGGCGTCAGGCCATTTACGAAGAGAAGCTGGCGCAGGCGCGTCAGTCGATCACCTGTGATACCCACATTCAGATGCTACAGCGCTTTTTTGATGCTGACCTGGATGAGGAGAGTATCCGACCTGTTTAG
- a CDS encoding DUF6024 family protein: protein MAHGSSPSETSAEARHRLRLALSRFYSLEQFDLFFAPSLHVAKVLLSQLFLRQEQARNQQRYASRYPITELTTLPAVPLIAGSIMLVPHVELPNGRVRPLRDCQNQGVTEASESFASVLHQKLIDEAHLFVTRLDRHAEICSDLVLVALRTHDFSTLVRSELRLFEQGLTLTATQDALRRLRDPQWRPYNAATVDALSLSSPLPLNSCHQPGLPFASFNVPPALISTLSDADDVVKWPQHSRLQLNANVRGSGKKSVNMTHQLSRRLQFLLGAGGKSEKMAGRPGGPASGH from the coding sequence ATGGCACACGGTTCTTCACCCTCTGAAACGTCAGCAGAGGCGCGCCATCGGTTACGTCTGGCGCTTTCACGCTTTTACAGTCTGGAGCAGTTCGATCTCTTCTTTGCCCCTTCGCTGCATGTGGCGAAAGTCCTGCTTTCTCAGCTGTTTCTGCGTCAGGAGCAGGCGCGCAACCAGCAGCGTTACGCCTCGCGCTATCCGATAACCGAACTGACGACGTTGCCCGCAGTGCCGCTGATTGCGGGCAGCATTATGCTGGTGCCGCATGTTGAACTGCCCAACGGGCGGGTGCGTCCGCTGCGCGACTGCCAGAATCAGGGGGTGACGGAGGCGAGCGAGAGTTTCGCCAGCGTGCTGCATCAGAAGCTGATCGATGAGGCGCATCTGTTTGTCACCCGACTGGATCGCCACGCCGAGATCTGCAGCGATCTGGTGCTGGTGGCGTTACGCACCCACGACTTCAGCACCCTGGTGCGCAGCGAACTACGCCTGTTTGAACAGGGACTGACCCTGACCGCGACCCAGGACGCCCTTCGCCGCCTCCGCGACCCGCAGTGGCGGCCTTACAACGCCGCGACCGTCGATGCGCTCTCCCTCTCCAGCCCGCTGCCGCTGAACTCCTGTCATCAGCCCGGCCTGCCCTTTGCCAGCTTTAACGTGCCGCCTGCCCTGATTTCGACGCTGTCAGACGCTGACGATGTAGTGAAATGGCCACAGCACTCCCGGCTGCAACTCAATGCGAACGTGCGCGGCAGCGGTAAAAAAAGCGTAAATATGACGCACCAGCTGAGCCGGCGGCTGCAGTTCCTGCTCGGTGCAGGCGGTAAATCTGAAAAAATGGCAGGCAGGCCCGGCGGGCCCGCTTCAGGACACTGA
- the apt gene encoding adenine phosphoribosyltransferase, producing MTDTAQQLELIENSIKSIPDYPKPGILFRDVTSLLEDPHAYATSISLLVERYRNKGITKVVGTEARGFLFGAPVALGLGVGFVPVRKPGKLPRAVYSESYELEYGTDTLELHKDAIQPGDVVLVVDDLLATGGTIEATVKLIRRAGGEVKDAAFIINLFDLTGESRLEALGVESYSLVKFPGH from the coding sequence ATGACCGACACTGCGCAGCAGCTTGAATTGATTGAAAACAGCATCAAAAGTATCCCCGATTATCCTAAGCCAGGCATCCTGTTCCGCGATGTCACCAGCCTGCTGGAAGATCCTCACGCCTATGCCACGTCGATTTCGCTGCTGGTTGAGCGCTACCGTAATAAAGGCATCACCAAAGTCGTGGGAACCGAAGCGCGCGGTTTCCTGTTTGGTGCCCCGGTAGCATTAGGACTCGGTGTGGGTTTTGTGCCGGTGCGTAAGCCAGGTAAACTGCCTCGTGCAGTCTACAGCGAATCCTATGAGCTGGAATATGGCACCGACACGCTGGAACTGCACAAAGATGCCATCCAGCCCGGCGACGTGGTGCTGGTGGTGGATGACCTGCTGGCGACCGGTGGAACGATCGAAGCGACCGTTAAACTGATTCGTCGCGCAGGCGGTGAAGTCAAGGATGCGGCTTTCATCATTAACCTGTTCGACCTGACCGGTGAATCCCGTCTTGAGGCGCTGGGCGTCGAGAGCTACAGCCTGGTCAAATTCCCCGGCCACTAA
- the htpG gene encoding molecular chaperone HtpG encodes MTMKGQETRGFQSEVKQLLHLMIHSLYSNKEIFLRELISNASDAADKLRFRALSDSSLYEGDGELRVRLSVDKDNRTLTLSDNGIGMRRDEVIENLGTIAKSGTKSFLESLGSDQAKDSQLIGQFGVGFYSAFIVADKVTVRTRAAGAAAHEAVFWESAGEGEYTLAEIEKADRGTEITLHLREGEDEFLDIWRVRNIISKYSDHIALPVEIEAKDEEGEGTHWEKINKAQALWTRNKSDISDEEYNEFYKHIAHDFSDPVAWSHNRVEGKQEYTSLLYIPARAPFDMWNRDHKHGLKLYVQRVFIMDDAEQFMPNYLRFVRGLIDSNDLPLNVSREILQDSRVTQSLRGALTKRTLQMLEKLAKDDSEKYQTFWKEFGLVLKEGPAEDHANQEAIAKLLRFATTQSDGAAQTISLEDYVSRMVEGQEKIYYITADSYAAAKSSPHLELFRKKGIEVLLLSDRIDEWMMSYLTEFDGKAFQSVSKADESLSKLADEETEEQKEAEKALEPFVERVKNLLGERVKEVRLTHRLTDTPAIVTTDANEMTTQMAKLFAAAGQEVPEVKYLFELNPDHPLVKRVADTQDEARFGEWIELLLDQALLAERGTLDDPNQFIRRMNQLLTA; translated from the coding sequence ATGACCATGAAAGGACAAGAGACCCGTGGCTTTCAGTCGGAAGTAAAACAACTTCTGCACCTGATGATCCATTCTCTCTATTCAAACAAAGAGATTTTCCTGCGTGAGCTGATCTCCAACGCCTCGGATGCGGCAGACAAGCTGCGCTTCCGCGCGCTGTCAGACTCCAGCCTCTATGAAGGTGATGGCGAGCTGCGCGTTCGTCTCTCTGTTGATAAGGACAACCGTACCCTGACGCTCAGCGACAACGGTATCGGTATGCGTCGCGACGAGGTCATTGAGAACCTCGGGACTATCGCCAAATCGGGCACTAAATCTTTCCTTGAATCCCTGGGCTCCGATCAGGCTAAAGACAGCCAGCTGATCGGTCAGTTCGGTGTAGGTTTCTACTCTGCCTTTATCGTGGCGGACAAAGTCACCGTGCGCACCCGTGCCGCGGGCGCAGCAGCGCATGAAGCGGTATTCTGGGAGTCGGCGGGCGAGGGCGAATATACCCTGGCTGAGATCGAGAAGGCCGATCGCGGTACCGAGATCACCCTGCATCTGCGCGAAGGCGAAGATGAGTTCCTGGATATCTGGCGCGTCCGCAACATCATCAGCAAATACTCCGATCACATCGCGCTGCCGGTGGAGATCGAAGCTAAAGATGAAGAGGGCGAGGGCACGCACTGGGAAAAAATCAACAAAGCCCAGGCGCTGTGGACCCGCAATAAATCTGACATCAGCGACGAAGAGTACAACGAGTTCTACAAGCATATCGCCCACGACTTCAGCGATCCGGTCGCCTGGAGCCACAACCGGGTGGAAGGCAAGCAGGAGTACACCAGCCTGCTCTACATTCCGGCGCGTGCCCCGTTCGATATGTGGAACCGCGATCATAAACATGGCCTGAAGCTCTATGTTCAGCGCGTCTTTATCATGGATGACGCCGAGCAGTTTATGCCGAACTACCTGCGCTTCGTGCGTGGCCTGATTGACTCCAACGATCTGCCGCTGAACGTCTCCCGTGAAATCCTGCAGGACAGCCGGGTGACCCAGAGCCTGCGCGGCGCGCTGACTAAGCGCACCCTGCAGATGCTGGAAAAACTGGCGAAAGATGACAGCGAAAAATATCAGACCTTCTGGAAAGAGTTTGGTCTGGTGCTGAAAGAGGGCCCGGCAGAAGATCACGCCAATCAGGAAGCGATTGCGAAGCTGCTGCGTTTTGCGACCACGCAGAGCGACGGCGCGGCGCAGACCATTTCCCTGGAAGATTACGTCAGCCGCATGGTGGAAGGTCAGGAGAAGATCTACTATATCACCGCTGACAGCTATGCCGCCGCGAAGAGCAGCCCGCATCTGGAGCTGTTCCGCAAAAAAGGCATCGAAGTGCTGCTGCTCTCCGATCGCATCGACGAATGGATGATGAGCTACCTCACCGAGTTCGACGGCAAAGCGTTCCAGTCAGTCAGCAAGGCGGACGAATCGCTCAGCAAGCTGGCGGACGAAGAGACCGAAGAGCAGAAAGAAGCAGAAAAGGCGCTGGAGCCGTTTGTTGAGCGGGTGAAAAACCTGCTGGGCGAGCGCGTGAAAGAGGTGCGTCTGACGCATCGTCTGACCGATACGCCTGCCATCGTGACCACCGATGCCAACGAGATGACCACCCAGATGGCGAAGCTGTTTGCGGCGGCCGGACAGGAGGTGCCGGAGGTGAAATATCTGTTTGAACTCAACCCGGATCACCCGCTGGTGAAACGCGTTGCGGATACCCAGGATGAAGCACGCTTCGGCGAGTGGATCGAGCTGCTGCTCGATCAGGCGCTGCTGGCAGAGCGCGGCACCCTGGACGATCCTAACCAGTTTATCCGTCGCATGAACCAGCTGCTGACGGCATAA
- a CDS encoding DUF454 family protein, producing the protein MQRILLLTLGWLAIVLGTLGIVLPLLPTTPFMLLAAWCFARSSPRFHHWLLWKSPFGRYLRHWQQHRAMPPGAKVRAVCLIVATFSLSLFLVHQFWVRIMLLIMLAALLLFMWRIPVVAEAADAPQPPR; encoded by the coding sequence ATGCAACGCATTCTGTTATTGACCCTCGGCTGGCTGGCGATTGTGCTGGGAACGCTGGGCATTGTATTACCTTTATTACCGACCACGCCATTCATGCTGCTGGCCGCCTGGTGTTTTGCCCGGTCATCGCCGCGTTTTCACCACTGGCTGCTGTGGAAATCGCCCTTTGGCCGCTATCTGCGCCACTGGCAGCAGCATCGCGCGATGCCGCCGGGCGCCAAAGTGCGCGCGGTCTGCCTGATCGTCGCGACCTTCAGCCTCTCCCTGTTTCTGGTTCATCAGTTCTGGGTACGCATTATGCTGCTTATCATGCTGGCGGCGCTGCTGCTGTTTATGTGGCGTATTCCGGTGGTGGCAGAAGCAGCGGACGCACCGCAACCGCCGCGATAA
- a CDS encoding YbaB/EbfC family nucleoid-associated protein: MFGGKGGLGNLMKQAQQMQEKMAKAQEEIAAIEVTGESGAGLVKVTINGAHNCRRVEVDPSLLEDDKDMLEDLIAAAFNDAARRIDETQKEKMASVSSGMQLPPGFKMPF, encoded by the coding sequence ATGTTTGGTGGTAAAGGCGGATTGGGCAACCTGATGAAACAGGCCCAGCAGATGCAGGAAAAAATGGCCAAAGCTCAGGAAGAGATCGCCGCAATCGAAGTCACCGGCGAATCGGGTGCGGGCCTGGTCAAAGTGACCATTAACGGCGCGCACAACTGCCGTCGCGTGGAAGTGGATCCGAGCCTTCTGGAAGATGACAAAGATATGCTGGAAGATCTGATCGCGGCCGCGTTCAACGATGCGGCACGTCGCATTGATGAAACCCAGAAAGAGAAAATGGCGTCTGTCTCCTCAGGCATGCAGCTGCCACCAGGCTTTAAGATGCCCTTCTGA
- a CDS encoding LysR substrate-binding domain-containing protein, which yields MNGLPPLRALHYFHQAALHCSFSVAAVHLHVTHSAISHQIRQLESWMGKPLFVRSNGRVRLTSHGDRLLLSCQQAFSELRTSCEHIRTGLLEQIRISCPPSFLSQWLIPRIATFYQRYPEIDVHFQPLAEVAQLHSEHVDVLILSQSERPEADIDATLISEEEIGPLCAPHFASQLRASRDLATMPLLHADTRRHAWSEWAERTGSTGQFTGGQHFETLTLGIQAARSGLGILMAPRLLVRRELEEGTLLAPLGFVRVERATWMMTKQSRRHDREISLFRAWLQDAAQP from the coding sequence ATGAACGGTTTGCCGCCACTGAGGGCGCTGCACTATTTTCATCAGGCGGCCTTACACTGCAGTTTTAGCGTGGCGGCTGTCCATCTGCATGTCACACACAGCGCCATCAGTCATCAGATCCGTCAGCTCGAAAGCTGGATGGGCAAGCCGCTGTTTGTACGCAGTAATGGCCGCGTCAGGCTTACCTCACACGGCGATCGGCTGCTGCTGAGCTGTCAGCAGGCGTTCAGCGAACTGCGGACCAGCTGTGAGCACATCCGGACCGGCCTGCTGGAGCAGATCCGCATCTCCTGTCCCCCCAGCTTTTTATCGCAATGGCTGATCCCCCGTATCGCCACCTTTTATCAGCGCTATCCGGAGATCGACGTTCACTTTCAGCCGCTGGCAGAGGTTGCACAGCTGCACAGTGAACATGTGGATGTGCTGATCCTGAGCCAGAGTGAGCGCCCCGAAGCCGACATTGATGCGACCCTGATCAGCGAAGAGGAGATTGGCCCGCTCTGCGCCCCACACTTTGCCTCGCAGCTGCGGGCGAGCAGGGATCTGGCAACGATGCCCCTGCTGCATGCAGATACCCGGCGGCACGCCTGGTCGGAGTGGGCAGAAAGAACGGGAAGCACGGGACAGTTTACCGGGGGGCAGCATTTTGAGACGCTGACGCTGGGGATTCAGGCTGCGCGAAGTGGTCTCGGGATCCTGATGGCGCCGCGTCTGCTGGTGCGCCGGGAGCTGGAAGAGGGAACGCTGCTCGCCCCATTAGGTTTTGTGCGGGTGGAACGCGCCACCTGGATGATGACGAAGCAGAGCCGGCGTCACGACAGAGAGATCAGCCTGTTTCGCGCCTGGCTGCAGGATGCCGCGCAGCCATAA
- a CDS encoding GlsB/YeaQ/YmgE family stress response membrane protein, producing the protein MGLVTWLIAGLLLGWLKRRLMPGRPGGLVATLTLSMIGALLGGYIATYFDLGSLATLHAGALGMAILGALLMLLVVARLRI; encoded by the coding sequence ATGGGTTTAGTGACCTGGCTGATAGCGGGGCTGCTGCTGGGCTGGCTGAAACGGCGGCTGATGCCGGGACGGCCCGGCGGTCTGGTGGCGACCCTGACACTGTCGATGATCGGCGCGCTGCTGGGCGGCTATATCGCCACCTACTTTGACCTGGGCAGCCTGGCAACACTGCACGCGGGCGCACTGGGCATGGCGATACTTGGCGCCCTGCTGATGCTGCTGGTGGTGGCCCGATTACGTATTTAG
- the recR gene encoding recombination mediator RecR, giving the protein MQTSPLLEALMESLRCLPGVGPKSAQRMAFQLLQRDRSGGMRLAQALTRAMSEIGHCADCRTFTEQEICTICANPRRQQNGQICVVESPADIHAIEQTGQFGGRYFVLMGHLSPLDGIGPADIGLDRLEQRLESEPLQEVILATNPTVEGEATANYIAELCGQYGVDASRIAHGVPVGGELEMVDGTTLSHSLAGRQKFRF; this is encoded by the coding sequence ATGCAAACCAGCCCACTGCTTGAAGCATTGATGGAGTCGCTGCGCTGCCTGCCAGGTGTTGGGCCGAAGTCGGCGCAGCGCATGGCTTTTCAGCTGCTGCAGCGCGATCGCAGCGGAGGCATGCGGCTGGCCCAGGCGCTGACCCGGGCGATGTCGGAGATTGGTCACTGCGCCGATTGCCGGACCTTTACCGAGCAGGAAATCTGCACCATCTGCGCCAATCCACGGCGTCAGCAGAATGGTCAGATCTGCGTGGTGGAAAGTCCGGCGGACATTCACGCCATTGAGCAGACCGGCCAGTTTGGCGGACGCTACTTTGTGCTGATGGGCCACCTCTCGCCGCTCGACGGCATCGGTCCGGCCGATATCGGTCTGGACCGTCTGGAGCAGCGTCTGGAGAGCGAACCGCTGCAGGAGGTGATCCTCGCCACCAACCCGACGGTGGAAGGCGAGGCGACCGCCAACTACATTGCGGAGCTTTGCGGCCAGTATGGCGTCGATGCCAGCCGTATCGCGCACGGCGTGCCGGTGGGCGGTGAGCTGGAGATGGTCGACGGCACCACGCTATCCCACTCACTGGCGGGCCGCCAGAAGTTCAGATTTTAA
- the rsmS gene encoding pleiotropic regulatory protein RsmS gives MSLENAPDDVKLAVDLIQLLEEHQLPVETVLSALAMVQRDFENKRDHPSA, from the coding sequence ATGTCCCTGGAAAATGCCCCTGATGACGTCAAACTGGCCGTTGATCTGATTCAGCTTCTGGAAGAGCATCAGCTGCCGGTGGAAACCGTGCTCTCCGCGCTGGCGATGGTACAGCGCGATTTCGAGAACAAGCGCGATCACCCGTCGGCTTAG
- the acrR gene encoding multidrug efflux transporter transcriptional repressor AcrR has translation MARKTKAQALETRHQILDAAIILFSQQGVSATSLADIATAASVTRGAIYWHFKNKADVLHEIWLRCDAGLDDVELEYQTKYPGDPLSVLRAMLVYIFDATAKDPQRRALMEIIFHKCEFVGEMSTLKSMQQSLLLECYDKIEDVLRQCIEAGQLPGTLSTRQAALILRGYVNGMMESWLFAPESFDLAADAPTLVNAFIDMLRLSPTLTARH, from the coding sequence ATGGCACGAAAAACCAAAGCGCAAGCACTTGAAACGCGGCATCAAATTCTCGATGCGGCCATCATTCTGTTTTCACAGCAGGGCGTCTCAGCCACTTCTCTGGCCGATATTGCAACCGCGGCCAGCGTCACGCGAGGCGCAATTTACTGGCACTTTAAAAATAAAGCCGATGTATTACACGAAATATGGCTTCGTTGTGATGCTGGTCTGGACGATGTGGAACTTGAGTATCAGACAAAATACCCGGGGGATCCACTCTCCGTGTTGCGCGCAATGCTGGTCTATATCTTTGATGCGACAGCAAAGGATCCGCAGCGCCGTGCTCTGATGGAGATCATTTTCCACAAATGCGAATTTGTAGGTGAAATGTCAACGCTGAAGAGTATGCAACAAAGTTTACTGCTGGAGTGCTATGACAAAATTGAAGATGTCCTGCGCCAGTGTATTGAAGCAGGACAACTGCCGGGCACTCTCAGTACGCGTCAGGCTGCGCTAATCCTGCGCGGTTATGTTAACGGCATGATGGAGAGCTGGCTGTTTGCGCCAGAGAGCTTTGATCTGGCCGCAGACGCGCCCACGCTGGTCAACGCCTTTATCGATATGCTGCGTCTCAGTCCGACGCTGACCGCCCGTCACTAA
- the priC gene encoding primosomal replication protein PriC: MSAIVTQARLAQLLTALRQEIARHPDGACRQPRFDAQLFRTRGTRLADYLQEVEENVARLRDSSHDLARSAWLAERLVDQIAALQREATTQQLRLRREQPLREPRTSKYQEYREFERRLLAMIAQREARLAAAETLAVQQQLKQDLETLEGRLARCRQAIRAVEWAASLRGSARDE, from the coding sequence ATGAGTGCGATTGTCACCCAGGCGCGCCTGGCGCAGCTCCTGACCGCGCTGCGTCAGGAGATCGCCCGCCATCCCGATGGCGCCTGCCGTCAGCCGCGTTTTGATGCGCAGCTGTTCCGCACCCGGGGCACGCGGCTGGCGGACTACCTGCAGGAGGTGGAGGAGAATGTCGCCCGGCTGCGCGACAGCAGCCACGATCTGGCCCGCAGCGCCTGGCTGGCGGAACGGCTGGTCGATCAGATTGCCGCCCTGCAGCGTGAGGCGACGACCCAGCAGCTGCGCCTCCGACGCGAACAGCCGCTGCGGGAACCGCGCACCTCAAAATATCAGGAGTATCGCGAATTCGAGCGCCGTCTGCTGGCGATGATCGCCCAGCGTGAGGCGCGCCTGGCGGCGGCTGAAACGCTGGCGGTTCAGCAGCAGCTGAAACAGGACCTGGAGACGCTGGAGGGCCGGCTGGCCCGCTGCCGCCAGGCAATTCGCGCCGTTGAGTGGGCCGCCTCGCTGCGCGGCAGCGCCCGGGACGAATAA
- a CDS encoding efflux RND transporter periplasmic adaptor subunit, whose product MNKIRGLSPLAAALMLSGSFLLTGCDNNKSEQAAQQQPPAVGVVTLKTEPLKISTELPGRTSAYRVAEVRPQVSGIILKRNFVEGSDIKAGQSLYQIDPATYQAAYDSAKGDLTQAQANARIAQLTVKRYKPLLGTKYISQQDYDTAVATAAQNDAAVQVAKANVETARINLAYTRVTSPISGRIGKSSVTEGALVQSAQTTALATVQQLDPMYVDVTQSSEDFMRLRSELESGQLKQNDGKANVTLLMQDGSSYAQTGTLEFSDVTVDETTGSITLRAIVPNPNHTLLPGMFVRARLDEGTNPNALLVPQQAVTRTPTGQATVMVVGADNKVESRPVTTSQAIGDKWLVTGGVKAGERVISTGLQRAKPGAQVTPQEVSDDAKAAPDAKPQSDKSSS is encoded by the coding sequence ATGAATAAAATCAGAGGGTTATCGCCTCTGGCGGCCGCCCTGATGCTCTCAGGCAGCTTTTTGTTAACAGGATGTGACAACAATAAATCCGAACAAGCCGCCCAGCAGCAACCGCCAGCCGTCGGTGTGGTGACACTGAAAACTGAACCCCTTAAGATTTCAACTGAATTACCCGGCCGCACCTCGGCATATCGTGTGGCTGAAGTCCGTCCGCAGGTGTCCGGTATCATTCTGAAGCGTAATTTCGTTGAAGGCAGCGATATCAAAGCCGGTCAGTCTCTCTATCAGATCGACCCTGCCACCTACCAGGCGGCTTACGACAGCGCGAAAGGCGACTTAACACAGGCGCAGGCGAATGCCCGTATCGCGCAACTGACCGTTAAGCGTTACAAGCCGCTGCTCGGCACGAAATATATCAGTCAGCAGGATTACGACACCGCCGTGGCGACCGCCGCGCAAAACGATGCTGCCGTTCAGGTTGCCAAAGCCAATGTGGAAACCGCCCGTATTAATCTGGCGTACACCCGCGTGACCTCCCCAATCAGTGGCCGTATCGGTAAATCGTCCGTGACTGAAGGTGCCCTGGTCCAGAGCGCACAGACCACCGCGCTGGCAACGGTTCAGCAGCTGGATCCGATGTATGTCGACGTTACGCAGTCGAGCGAAGACTTTATGCGCCTGCGTTCAGAGCTGGAGTCGGGTCAGCTGAAGCAGAACGATGGCAAAGCCAACGTCACCCTGCTGATGCAGGATGGCAGCAGCTACGCGCAGACGGGTACCCTGGAGTTTTCTGACGTGACCGTGGATGAAACCACCGGTTCCATCACGCTGCGCGCCATCGTACCGAACCCGAACCACACCCTGTTACCGGGGATGTTTGTGCGTGCGCGTCTGGATGAAGGCACCAATCCGAATGCGCTGCTGGTTCCTCAGCAGGCAGTCACCCGCACACCAACCGGTCAGGCGACGGTGATGGTGGTAGGTGCGGATAACAAAGTGGAATCCCGTCCGGTCACCACCTCGCAGGCGATTGGCGACAAGTGGCTGGTCACCGGCGGAGTGAAAGCGGGCGAGCGCGTGATCAGCACCGGTCTCCAGCGTGCCAAACCTGGCGCACAGGTGACTCCACAAGAAGTCTCAGACGATGCGAAAGCGGCACCCGATGCAAAGCCGCAGTCTGACAAGTCATCGTCATAA